One window of Quercus robur chromosome 12, dhQueRobu3.1, whole genome shotgun sequence genomic DNA carries:
- the LOC126708235 gene encoding disease resistance protein RPV1-like encodes MALTTFSSSFTSSPSPTWGYEVFVSYNGDDTGKSFTDHDLFAALKRHEIRAFRDDKELERGKDIWTELEKAIETSRIAIIVFSINYAASSWCLNELAKILECRRSLQQIVLPIFYNVEPSKLRALKGNLAQVFASHVERFGEGKVQRWRTALTEAANLAGWDSGNDAHRSESKLIEKIIGDILIKLNLAYFTVTPYPVGVESRVQEINKHLDEYAGDVCMVGIWGMGGIGKTTIAQALYNLIKCKFEVSCFLENIRTRSEQSGGLIDLQEQIISSAQVNSKKKVRDVYEGISVIRDIIQSKKFLLVLDDVWGPDELRKLGIDKDYFQPGSIIIITSRAKHLLHGAGCDFIYESPFLDYNESFQLFSWHAFGKDHPNENYVVLTNEVVYYAQGLPLN; translated from the exons ATGGCGCTAACAACCTTTTCTTCATCATTCACATCCAGCCCAAGTCCTACATGGGGTTACGAAGTATTTGTAAGTTACAATGGCGATGATACTGGCAAAAGCTTTACAGACCATGACCTCTTTGCTGCTCTAAAACGGCACGAGATTCGCGCCTTTAGAGATGACAAGGAGCTCGAGAGAGGGAAAGATATTTGGACCGAGCTAGAGAAGGCAATCGAGACATCAAGGATTGCTATTATAGTGTTCTCCATAAATTACGCTGCTTCCAGCTGGTGTCTGAATGAGCTGGCTAAGATCTTGGAATGCAGACGGAGCTTGCAGCAAATTGTACTGCCCATTTTCTACAATGTGGAGCCGTCCAAGTTGCGTGCACTGAAGGGGAATTTGGCCCAAGTATTTGCCAGTCATGTGGAGCGTTTCGGGGAAGGTAAGGTGCAGAGGTGGAGGACTGCTTTGACTGAGGCTGCAAACTTGGCCGGGTGGGACTCGGGAAATGACGCACATCG TTCCGAGTCAAAGCTTATAGAGAAAATTATTGGAgatattttgattaaattaaaTCTGGCATACTTCACTGTTACACCCTACCCAGTTGGAGTTGAGTCTCGGGTGCAAGAAATCAATAAGCATTTAGATGAGTATGCAGGTGATGTTTGCATGGTTGGCATTTGGGGGATGGGTGGCATTGGCAAAACAACAATTGCCCAAGCTCTATATAACCTAATAAAATGTAAATTCGAAGTAAGTTGCTTTCTTGAAAATATACGAACAAGATCTGAACAATCAGGTGGTCTGATTGATTTACAAGAGCAAATTATTTCCAGTGCCCAAGTAAATTCCAAGAAAAAAGTTAGGGATGTTTATGAAGGAATTAGTGTTATAAGAGACATAATTCAGAGTAAAAAGTTTCTTCTTGTTCTCGATGATGTGTGGGGCCCTGATGAGTTAAGAAAGCTAGGTATTGATAAGGATTATTTTCAACCAGGAAGTATAATTATTATTACATCAAGAGCTAAGCACCTGCTACATGGTGCTGGGTGTGATTTCATCTATGAATCACCGTTCCTGGATTACAATGAGTCTTTTCAGCTCTTTAGTTGGCATGCATTTGGAAAAGACCATCCTAATGAAAATTATGTAGTGCTCACAAACGAAGTAGTATATTATGCTCAGGGACTTCCATTG AATTGA
- the LOC126708236 gene encoding uncharacterized protein LOC126708236 encodes MSFNEGDARGVKQPHNDPLVIVLNIEGFNTRRILIDNGSSVDIIYLPAFQQLKLDPKRLRPFDSPLVSFSGDRVYPRGIVTLTVTAGTYPLQLTKQVDFLVVDCPSSYNVIIGRPTLNKWKAATSTYCLKVKFPTDNGVGEVKGDQVLARECYQAVLARKENHTWTIEEKEEDGMETLEVVELVARNADKTTRIGTMLSPEMRTRLIKFLKGNLDVFAWGHKDMPGISPEVIQHRLNVDPSRKPVQQRRRTFAPERDQAVAEEVTKLLTAGFIREVYYPEWLANIVLVKKANGKWRMCVDFTDLNKACPKDSFPLPRIDQLVDSTAGHKLLTFMDAFSGYNQIKMAEEDQEKTAFITSQGLYCYKVMPFGLKNAGATYQRLSKEEFAHLDDLEETFATLKRHQMKLNPSKCVFGVASGKFLGFMVSQRGIEANPEKVRAIIDMASPKTVKDVQKLTGRIAALNRFVSRATDKCLPFFKTLKQAFAWTDECEAAFQELKQYLSSPPLLSPSKGGENLYLYLAVSASAVSAALIREEGKKQLPVYYVSQALQGAEFRAAIKAQALADFIAEFTLPDEHGVTDEVDKWTIQTDGSSAQKRGGVGVVITTPDGEVMRYGVQLKFPATNNEAEYEGILTGLRLGKALGAKNLLIQSDSKLVIGQISGEYEAKEERMQKYLKLTRQLTQEFDTVEFVQIPRSQNMGADEVSKLASSEEGKTSTDMAIEIQKHPSIEEVAVFSIQSTDTWMTPIISFLQDGHLPQNTDEARKVKKRAARFTILNDVLYKRGFSMPYLKCVDEDEAKYILEEVHGGICGDHAGSRSLVNKVIRAGYFWPTMQGDAADIVRRFGIPLTIISDNGKQFDSQGFRDFCSDLGIKNQFSSPGHPQANGQTEVTNRTLLKIIKTKLDEAKGAWPEELPSVLWAYRTTARTPTGETPFRLTYGTEAVIPVEVGVTGIRRGTFRDGLNDEELRFNLDCLDEVRDNASSRMTKYQKKMAEYYNKRVKLRRLAIGDLVLRKVTIATKDPTQGKLGPTWEGPYRIVHYSRQGSYHLETMDGQKLPRPWNIEHLKKYHE; translated from the exons ATGTCCTTTAATGAAGGAGACGCTAGGGGAGTAAAGCAGCCTCACAACGATCCTCTGGTCATAGtgctgaatatagaagggttcaacACCAGAAGGATCCTTATTGATAACGGGAGCTCAGTAGATATCATCTACCTCCCAGCATTCCAGCAGTTGAAATTAGATCCAAAAAGGCTCCGCCCTTTTGACTCTCCGCTCGTCAGCTTCAGTGGAGACAGGGTCTACCCCAGGGGAATAGTGACTCTGACGGTGACGGCAGGGACCTACCCGTTGCAGTTGACCAAACAAGTAGACTTCCTGGTGGTAGATTGCCCCtcgtcctacaatgtcatcataGGGAGGCCCACcctaaacaagtggaaggcggCGACGTCGACctactgtttgaaggtgaaattcccaacagacAACGGCGTGGGTGAAGTGAAGGGTGACCAAGTCCTGGCAAGGGAATGCTATCAGGCCGTCCTGGCAAGAAAAGAGAACCACACGTGGACgattgaagaaaaagaggagGACGGAATGGAGACCCTGGAAGTAGTGGAGTTGGTAGCAAGAAATGCGGACAAGACGACCAGGATAGGGACGATGCTAAGCCCCGAGATGAGAACGAGACTCATAAAATTCCTTAAGGGGAACCTAGATGTCTTTGCATGGGGTCACAAGGACATGCCAGGCATATCTCCAGAAGTCATCCAGCATAGGCTGAATGTGGACCCCAGCAGGAAGCCCGTCCAGCAACGACGAAGAACCTTCGCTCCGGAACGAGATCAGGCAGTAGCAGAGGAAGTAACCAAACTCTTGACGGCTGGATTCATCCGAGAAGTATATTATCCAGAGTGGCTCGCCAACATCGTCCTGGTAAAGAAAGCCAacggaaagtggagaatgtgtgtagacttcaccgacctgaacAAAGCATGtccaaaggacagcttccctctaccaaggATAGACCAGCTCGTGGACTCCACCGCCGGGCACAAGCTACTAacgttcatggacgccttctcagggtacaaccagataaagatggctgaagAGGACCAGGAGAAGACTGCCTTCATCACGAGCCAAGGACTCTActgttacaaggtgatgccttttggattgaaaaatgcTGGAGCTACGTACCAAAGATTg agcaaggAGGAGTTCGCTCATCTGGACGACCTGGAGGAGACTTTTGCAACCCTGAAAAGACAccagatgaagttgaatccaaGCAAGTGTGTTTTTGGGGTGGCCTCGGGAaagttcttgggattcatggtatccCAGAGGGGAATAGAAGCAAATCCAGAGAAAGTACGAGCCATCATTGACATGGCCTCACCCAAGACCGTCAAGGATGTACAAAAGCTTACAGGAAGGATAGCAGCTTTAAATAGGTTCGTCTCTAGGGCCACAGACAAATGCCTGCCCTTCTTCAAAACCCTCAAGCAGGCTTTTGCTTGGACCGACGAATGCGAGGCAGCGTTCCAAGAGCTGAAGCAATACCTGAGCAGTCCACCCCTCCTGAGCCCGTCCAAAGGAGGGGAGAACCTATACTTGTACCTGGCAGTGTCAGCCTCGGCAGTAAGCGCagccttgattagagaagaaggcaagaagcaACTCCCGGTGTACTACGTCAGTCAAGCCTTGCAAGGAGCTGAGTTCAG AGCAGCCATCAAGGCCCAAGCCCTGGCTGACTTCATCGCTGAGTTCACTCTTCCAGATGAACATGGAGTTACAGACGAAGTTGATAAATGGACAATACAGACAgatggttcgtcagcccaaaagagggggggagtaggggtcgtcataaccaCCCCCGACGGAGAAGTGATGAGATACGGGGTTCAACTGAAGTTCCCAGCCACtaataacgaagccgagtatgaaggaatattgacgggCTTGAGGCTTGGGAAAGCTCTTGGAGCCAAAAACTTGCTGATCCAGAGTGATTCAAAGCTGGTAATCGGACAGATCAGTGGAGAGTatgaagcaaaggaagaaaggatgcagaaataccttaAACTGACAAGGCAACTAACTCAAGAGTTCGACACAGTGGAATTCGTCCAGATACCAAGGAGCCAGAATATGGGGGCCGACGAAGTATCAAAACTAGCGTCATCAGAAGAAGGGAAGACGAGCACAGACATGGCAATAGAGATCCAGAAACACCCGAGTATTGAAGAGGTAGCGGTATTTTCCATCCAGAGCACAGACACCTGGATGACGCCCATAATATCCTTCCTCCAGGACGGGCACCTACCTCAGAATACTGACGAAGCCAGAAAGGTCAAGAAGAGAGCAGCCAGGTTTACAATCCTGAATGACGtcttgtacaagagaggcttctccatGCCTTATCTAAAGTGCGTCGACGAGGACGAGGCCAAATACATCCTGGAAGAAGTACACGGAGGAATCTGTGGCGACCATGCCGGCTCCAGATCCCTAGTCAACAAGGTGATAAGAGCGGGGTatttttggccaaccatgcaggggGATGCTGCTGATATCGTTAGAAG gttcgggattcctTTGACGATCATATCTGATAATGGGAAGCAGTTCGACAGCCAAGGCTTCAGAGACTTCTGCTCGGACCTCgggatcaagaatcagttctcaTCCCCGGGACACCCCCAGGCAAACGGACAGACGGAAGTAACGAACAGGACGCTGCTCAAGATAATCAAAACCAAGCTGGACGAAGCAAAAGGTGCCTGGCCAGAAGAACTACCTAGTGTCCTCTGGGCATACAGGACTACAGCCAGAaccccgacaggagagacacccttcaggcttacctatgGCACAGAGGCAGTGATCCCAGTAGAAGTTGGAGTAACAGGCATCAGGCGAGGAACTTTCAGAGATGGACTCAATGACGAGGAACTGCGGTTCAACCTGGATTGCTTGGATGAAGTAAGAGACAATGCGTCCAGTAGAATGACGaagtatcaaaagaaaatggcCGAGTATTACAACAAGAGGGTCAAACTCAGGCGTCTGGCCATAGGGGACCTTGTCCTTCGCAAAGTCACTAtagcaactaaagaccctactCAAGGGAAGCTGGGCCCTacatgggaagggccatatcgcaTCGTTCACTACTCTAGGCAAGGAAGTTACCATCTGGAAACTATGGACGGACAAAAGCTCCCTCGTCCgtggaacattgagcatttaaagaaaTACCATGAGTAA
- the LOC126708237 gene encoding bark storage protein A-like → MVALRVACVFLSVLMLLNAQGNGALTAQTQKMIPKANKDGPYLGLVIPNLFELYPLLQSPNYTSNNRTIDIAGKRFRFGTIGKKKVILVMTGLSMINAGITTQLLLSFFNVEGVVHYGVAGTVNPSINRGDVTIAEYWGHTALWSWQRYGQGPEDVLPLKSNGDYTREFGYLNFADYTVNVTDGSSYDNLLNNIWFQPEEVFPIDGTPEEREHAFWVSVDPLYFEISKQLEGLVLEGCINSTTCLSETPKVTIVQRGTSTSIFLSNFAYRNFIYNKFNVSPVDMKNAFVALICLQQRKPFIAFRAIFSQPDRGSC, encoded by the exons ATGGTAGCTTTGAGAGTTGCATGTGTGTTTCTCTCTGTTCTCATGCTGCTTAATGCACAAGGAAATGGTGCATTGACAGCACAGACACAGAAAATGATACCTAAGGCCAACAAAGATGGCCCTTATTTGGGTTTGGTGATTCCGAACCTATTTGAACTGTACCCTCTTCTTCAATCTCCAAACTACACGTCTAACAACCGGACCATAGACATTGCTG GAAAAAGATTTCGGTTTGGAACCATTGGCAAGAAGAAAGTCATACTAGTTATGACTGGGCTGAGCATG ATAAATGCAGGCATAACTACTCAGCTTTTGTTGAGCTTTTTCAATGTAGAGGGAGTAGTGCATTATGGTGTAGCAGGAACTGTGAACCCATCTATCAATAGAGGAGATGTGACCATTGCTGAATATTGGGGACATACTGCTCTTTGGAGTTGGCAG AGGTATGGGCAAGGGCCTGAAGATGTGCTACCCCTGAAATCAAATGGAGATTACACGAGAGAATTTGGGTATTTAAATTTTGCAGATTATACAGTAAATGTCACAGATGGTAGCTCATATGACAACCTCTTGAACAATATTTGGTTTCAACCTGAGGAAGTTTTCCCCATAGATGGGACTCCTGAGGAAAGGGAGCATGCCTTTTGGGTCTCTGTTGATCCCCTCTACTTTGAAATCTCAAAACAGCTAGAG GGTCTTGTACTAGAAGGTTGCATTAACTCAACAACATGCTTGTCCGAGACACCAAAGGTGACCATTGTCCAAAGAGGAACAAGTACAAGCATTTTCCTAAGCAATTTCGCATATCGAAACTTCATCTATAACAAATTCAACGTAAGCCCAGTAGACATGAAAAATGCATTTGTGGCTCTGATATGTCTTCAACAAAGGAAACCTTTCATCGCTTTTAGGGCTATCTTCAGCCAACCTGATAGGGGTTCATGTTAA
- the LOC126710176 gene encoding uncharacterized protein LOC126710176, producing the protein MEKNYTLKILGDSDFSFESELAVLGRRCLVTIDCLNRLTMHDLIIEMGKEINRRQSSEGAGEYSQQWFHEDRPSKGNGRHGWSNFQENLLETKFFEGEAPFEHNLYLSDPPIMAIVRLTEQLRSLEAERKLWEAERQILRQQLEKKRRAHLATCEDAARASWQLRVQNAALNSENIHLLIFLADDRKFAPQLNMVLPCSELASESASSSLASNQPTIATATPVASIRPDTLGLDHATFLDRLVIGIQSFGDPSESTPPIRGSDLPQ; encoded by the exons atggaaaaaaattatactttgaaAATACTTGGAGACTCAGATTTCTCCTTTGAAAGTGAACTTGCAGTTTTAGGTCGTCGATGTCTTGTAACCATCGATTGCTTGAACAGACTGACAATGCATGATTTGATTATAGAAATGGGTAAAGAAATTAACCGCAGACAATCTTCGGAAGGAGCTGGAGAATATAGCCAACAATGGTTTCATGAG GATCGACCTTCCAAAGGTAACGGGCGACATGGTTGGTCCAACTTCCAAGAAAATTTGCTAGAGactaag TTCTTTGAGGGCGAAGCTCCCTTTGAGCACAACCTGTACTTGTCAGACCCTCCAATAATGGCCATTGTGAGACTGACTGAGCAACTGAGAAGTCTAGAGGCTGAGCGAAAGTTGTGGGAGGCTGAGCGCCAGATTTTGCGCCAACAGTTGGAGAAGAAACGAAGGGCACATCTAGCCACTTGTGAGGATGCTGCCAGGGCTTCTTGGCAACTAAGAGTTCAGAATGCTGCTTTGAATAGCGAGAATATTCACCTTCTTATATTTTTAGCAGATGATAGGAAATTTGCCCCACAACTCAATATGGTTCTTCCCTGTTCAGAATTGGCATCTGAGAGTGCTTCTTCTTCATTAGCCTCTAATCAACCAACAATAGCAACCGCTACTCCCGTGGCTTCGATAAGGCCAGACACTCTTGGTTTGGACCATGCTACTTTCCTCGACCGCCTGGTCATTGGCATCCAAAGCTTCGGTGATCCATCAGAATCCACTCCACCTATAAGAGGCTCTGACCTCCCACAATAG